Proteins encoded in a region of the Magallana gigas chromosome 8, xbMagGiga1.1, whole genome shotgun sequence genome:
- the LOC105341911 gene encoding neuromedin U receptor homolog nmur-2-like produces the protein MDNRTVLENASMSNLSCNSSRCYQGITLNQTQLVYQFLQVYILPVIVFSGLIGNTLSACAFLVKELRRISSTVYVIAVLSADSGVLVSLSFVWLEGLGFRLNHEEGMCQFQVYWSYICTFLSIWFVVCITVENYITICHPTRITSMCTVRRAVITTVSLLAFALSFYSVFIVTTTVNVHNIGVRSVKMCETGTKYTQLLVLFVNADTTITFIVPLVLILFMLIAISLSVIKSVQLKKKRSMNQRHSNNNRAKSIPQVRVAKMLYILSLTFVILSIPSHILRTYISFGPSSDTMQVSETVALVHAVLQFVYYTNFSIKFLLFAFCSKNFRKSLATALGCRHFSYSPVSNTESTRL, from the coding sequence ATGGATAATAGAACGGTATTAGAGAATGCGTCGATGTCAAATCTCAGCTGCAACTCCTCAAGGTGTTATCAGGGCATCACGCTGAATCAGACGCAGCTAGTGTACCAATTCCTGCAGGTCTACATTTTACCGGTGATCGTCTTCTCTGGACTTATAGGAAACACACTGTCAGCGTGTGCGTTCCTCGTCAAAGAACTCCGACGAATATCCTCCACGGTTTACGTGATTGCTGTTTTGAGCGCCGATAGTGGAGTGCTGGTTTCTCTATCTTTCGTGTGGCTAGAAGGTCTCGGTTTTCGGTTGAATCATGAAGAGGGCATGTGCCAATTCCAAGTGTATTGGAGTTACATCTGTACGTTTTTATCAATCTGGTTCGTGGTTTGCATAACTGTTGaaaattacattacaatatGCCATCCAACCCGAATTACCTCGATGTGCACAGTTCGGCGGGCCGTGATCACAACTGTGTCGTTGTTGGCGTTCGCTCTGAGTTTTTACTCGGTGTTTATTGTGACAACCACGGTCAACGTTCACAATATTGGTGTCAGATCCGTCAAGATGTGCGAAACAGGGACCAAATATACACAGCTACTGGTGTTATTCGTCAATGCAGACACGACCATTACGTTCATTGTTCCTTTGGTTTTGATCCTATTCATGCTGATCGCAATCTCTCTTTCTGTCATCAAGTCGGTGCAACTCAAGAAGAAACGAAGCATGAATCAAAGACATTCGAACAATAACAGAGCTAAGTCCATCCCGCAGGTGCGCGTTGCcaaaatgttgtatattttgTCATTGACCTTTGTCATCCTGAGCATTCCAAGTCATATTCTACGAACGTACATCTCATTCGGACCATCGTCAGACACAATGCAGGTATCAGAGACTGTCGCGTTGGTTCATGCCGTGCTTCAATTTGTTTACTATACTaacttttcaattaaatttttgttgtttgcaTTTTGTAGTAAAAATTTTCGTAAGTCCTTAGCGACCGCTTTGGGATGTCGCCACTTTTCATACTCTCCTGTGAGTAATACAGAAAGTACAAGATtgtaa